One Helianthus annuus cultivar XRQ/B chromosome 12, HanXRQr2.0-SUNRISE, whole genome shotgun sequence genomic region harbors:
- the LOC110894370 gene encoding 50S ribosomal protein L21, mitochondrial, whose translation MANHRRCIQTLTQQLFKSNLHPNPPPLIQHLRTLTQIPNFPLKPFNPNSHHTLSNPNFNSSSFNLTTYRHFSSDNNNESEEDESEFDDDDDDDDEMEMNSVSCVAKREYTPEEKESEAAAIGYKVIGQLERSDRVFKEYEAVFAVIQIGAHQFKVSNGDCVYTEKLKFCEVNDKIILNKVLMLGSKTQTMIGRPVLPEAAVHAVVEEHALDAKVIIFKKKRRKNYRRTKGHRQELTKLRITDIRGIEKQPEIPTPAKKVEKAAVAAA comes from the exons ATGGCGAATCATCGGCGATGTATCCAAACCCTAACTCAACAACTTTTCAAATCAAACCTTCATCCTAACCCACCACCACTCATTCAACACCTCAGAACCCTAACACAGATCCCCAATTTTCCCCTAAAACCCTTCAACCCTAACTCTCACCACACGctttcaaaccctaatttcaattCTTCATCTTTTAACCTCACTACGTATCGCCATTTTTCATCTGATAATAACAATGAAAGCGAAGAAGATGAAAGTGAgttcgatgatgatgatgatgatgatgatgaaatggaGATGAATTCGGTGAGTTGTGTTGCGAAGAGAGAGTATACACCGGAAGAGAAAGAAAGTGAGGCTGCTGCTATTGGATATAAGGTGATTGGGCAGCTCGAGCGGTCGGACCGGGTTTTTAAGGAGTATGAAGCTGTGTTTGCTGTTATTCAG ATTGGGGCACATCAGTTTAAGGTGAGCAATGGGGATTGCGTATACACGGAGAAGTTGAAGTTTTGTGAAGTGAATGACAAG ATAATTCTAAATAAGGTTCTCATGCTCGGTTCCAAGACTCAGACGATGATTGGTCGACCTGTATTGCCTGAGGCAGCTGTTCATGCAGTTGTAGAAGAGCAT GCTTTGGATGCAAAAGTAATCATATTTAagaaaaagagaagaaagaaCTATCGACGAACAAAAGGTCATAGACAG GAATTAACAAAGCTGAGGATAACCGATATACGAGGAATTGAAAAGCAGCCCGAAATACCAACCCCTGCAAAGAAGGTAGAAAAGGCAGCAGTTGCTGCTGCATAG